In Kogia breviceps isolate mKogBre1 chromosome 7, mKogBre1 haplotype 1, whole genome shotgun sequence, a single window of DNA contains:
- the PATE2 gene encoding prostate and testis expressed protein 2 yields MCYKCKKYHLGICYEGMRSCTLKYHQTCAVENIYLLTRKGRSMYFYSKLSCMTNCEDINFLSFEKRTELICCKHKNYCNLPEGV; encoded by the exons ATGtgttataaatgtaaaaaatatcatCTTGGGATATGCTATGAAGGCATGAGGTCCTGCACCCTGAAGTACCACCAGACCTGTGCTGTTGAAAACATTTACTTACTTACCAGAAAAG GGCGGAGTATGTATTTTTATTCAAAACTGTCGTGTATGACCAACTGTGAGGACATCAACTTCTTAAGTTTTGAAAAGAGGACAGAGCTCATCTGTTGCAAACATAAAAACTATTGCAACCTCCCTGAGGGAGTCTAG
- the LOC131760383 gene encoding prostate and testis expressed protein 3-like translates to MDKHFLLLLSIFCCIVAVTPLRCITCHLRTQTDRCRRGFGVCVAEKHETCMILKIFQDNILQLSYMVCQRFCRELTYNLNDRTYVHTCCNYNYCNFKNLKYFFS, encoded by the exons ATGGACAAACACTTCTTGTTGCTCTTATCCATCTTCTGCTGCATTGTGG CAGTGACACCCCTGAGATGCATAACATGCCACCTTCGCACACAGACAGATCGCTGTAGAAGGGGCTTCGGTGTCTGTGTTGCTGAGAAGCACGAGACATGCATGATCTTAAAGATCTTCCAGG ATAACATCCTCCAGTTATCATATATGGTGTGTCAGAGATTCTGCAGAGAATTGACATACAATCTCAACGATCGAACTTATGTtcatacatgctgcaactacaatTATTGTAActtcaaaaatctaaaatattttttctcctaa